Proteins co-encoded in one uncultured Draconibacterium sp. genomic window:
- a CDS encoding phosphatase domain-containing protein yields MTDKNEMIDYFERKNNGFLKKLKFRLKHKLGWLGVPQVVPYRGFGSYALGEVSVIGALYEDKGLEKPEGKNSSRENILAMLKRYSGDQIPGVRIKIHLGNQQKQQLTEENGIFRAKMQLTELNGERKTKWIPYQAELLDQIGPETNKFRVSGEILIPGNDASFGVISDIDDTIMISHSTQTLRKLRLMLTHNSRTRKPFPGVEAFYRALHKGADEKCNNPFFYLSSSEWNLYDLIDDFCLYNQLPKGVYLLREINPGLLNLWKQGGGNHEHKFDKIIKLFKTYPRLSFVLVGDNGQHDPGIYARVARIFPQRVKAIYIRTVRKKKDQHMKKLIAEMEELNVQMVFTPDTINAAQHAQSINLIAESAIKPIIENSFTD; encoded by the coding sequence ATGACAGACAAAAATGAAATGATCGATTATTTTGAGCGGAAAAATAATGGTTTTCTGAAAAAGCTAAAGTTCAGGTTAAAGCATAAACTGGGTTGGCTTGGCGTGCCGCAGGTAGTTCCTTATCGCGGATTTGGATCTTATGCATTGGGTGAAGTTAGTGTTATCGGAGCATTGTACGAAGATAAAGGACTGGAAAAACCTGAAGGGAAAAACTCCTCGCGCGAAAATATATTAGCTATGTTAAAACGCTATTCGGGCGATCAGATTCCCGGAGTACGAATAAAAATTCATTTGGGTAACCAACAAAAGCAACAATTAACCGAAGAAAACGGTATTTTTAGAGCTAAAATGCAATTGACGGAATTGAACGGCGAAAGGAAGACAAAATGGATTCCTTACCAGGCAGAATTGCTGGATCAGATTGGGCCTGAAACTAATAAATTCAGGGTGTCGGGTGAAATTTTAATTCCAGGAAACGATGCCTCATTTGGGGTGATTTCAGATATTGACGATACAATAATGATCAGCCACAGTACACAAACATTACGGAAATTGCGCTTAATGCTTACCCATAATTCGCGAACCCGGAAACCTTTTCCGGGCGTGGAGGCTTTTTACCGTGCGTTGCACAAGGGGGCCGATGAAAAGTGTAACAATCCGTTTTTTTACCTGTCGAGCAGCGAATGGAATTTATACGACCTTATCGATGATTTTTGTTTGTACAACCAACTTCCAAAGGGTGTTTATTTACTTCGCGAAATTAATCCGGGACTTTTAAATTTATGGAAACAGGGTGGTGGAAATCACGAGCATAAATTCGATAAAATAATTAAACTGTTTAAAACGTATCCCCGGCTCTCGTTTGTGCTGGTGGGAGACAACGGGCAGCACGATCCGGGAATTTATGCCCGGGTGGCACGTATATTTCCGCAACGAGTTAAAGCAATCTATATCCGAACCGTGCGGAAAAAGAAAGACCAACACATGAAAAAATTGATTGCAGAAATGGAAGAATTGAATGTGCAAATGGTTTTTACTCCCGATACTATTAATGCGGCTCAACATGCGCAAAGTATTAATCTTATTGCCGAATCGGCAATTAAACCAATTATTGAGAACAGTTTTACAGATTAA
- a CDS encoding diacylglycerol kinase family protein — translation MPKAKFLFVINPISGDIKKDDLQDEIRSFMEERNMATKFFHTTGENDKQKILDKIEELQPDTVVAVGGDGTINLVAQTIINQPTKMGILPMGSANGMASELNLPTSVEANLNLLAKGNSKKIDVLQINDEHICLHLSDIGFNAQLISTYEKSDSRGLLGYTKSFIEEFGNAQPATFEITLEDNTVSQKAFMVVVANASKFGTGAVINPEGKPDDGYFELVILRPENVSEFLEMLVPFYTRQIHTLDFVDTYKCKKVTIKNPERQTLQIDGEVIGQPLQVNVEILPRCVEMTIP, via the coding sequence ATGCCAAAAGCCAAGTTTTTATTCGTGATAAATCCCATTTCGGGAGATATTAAAAAGGACGACTTACAAGATGAGATCCGCAGTTTTATGGAAGAACGCAATATGGCAACGAAATTCTTTCATACTACAGGAGAAAACGATAAACAAAAAATTCTGGATAAAATAGAAGAGCTACAACCCGATACTGTAGTAGCCGTGGGTGGCGACGGAACCATTAACCTGGTAGCCCAAACGATAATAAATCAACCGACCAAAATGGGGATCCTTCCTATGGGATCGGCAAACGGAATGGCATCTGAGCTTAACTTGCCAACAAGCGTAGAAGCCAACCTGAACTTGCTGGCAAAAGGAAACTCGAAAAAAATAGATGTGTTGCAAATAAACGATGAGCACATTTGCCTGCACTTAAGCGATATAGGATTTAATGCACAACTAATTAGCACATACGAAAAAAGCGACAGCAGGGGCTTGTTGGGGTATACCAAATCGTTTATTGAAGAGTTTGGAAATGCCCAACCTGCCACCTTTGAAATTACCTTGGAAGACAATACAGTTTCGCAAAAAGCATTTATGGTAGTTGTAGCCAACGCCTCGAAATTTGGAACCGGCGCGGTTATCAATCCCGAAGGGAAACCTGACGATGGTTATTTTGAGTTGGTAATTCTGCGCCCAGAAAATGTTTCCGAATTTCTGGAGATGCTTGTACCTTTCTACACCCGCCAAATTCACACGCTCGATTTTGTTGATACTTACAAATGCAAAAAGGTAACGATCAAAAATCCCGAGCGACAGACTTTACAAATTGATGGGGAAGTTATTGGTCAGCCGCTACAAGTAAATGTGGAAATTTTACCCCGCTGTGTAGAAATGACTATTCCTTAG
- the bamA gene encoding outer membrane protein assembly factor BamA produces the protein MIKKITYIFFVSVVLQLFGLSLKAQENYEIRKISFKGNRSLETSYLLDKMVIDEVSFLEKLLTDNEPSLFSRELLELDLERLRKTYQSEGFVKAQVRLDSLKVNDQKQTVKLNFIIDEGEPYTIDTVILKLNKNNPQINIDSIADRNIRKLSLRQSKRFSDEALKEDKAAIRNIFLDMSYAYVDVDYEIQLDTAQQLAGITYVIKPGPVSHFGETTVRGNEHVDEDFIRKQFNYREGEEYNKSFVDKTRESLYHLQLFSVVSVLPQKEKTTLLDPIPVNLYIEEAPRINTEFGAGYGTEDKFRAFVDFTYLGFLGAARRINIYAKHSAIEPYYLSMKWTQPQVFDKKGTISINPFLKSNKEPGYETRTYGLNLPLTYRFSKELNATFTYYYEKVKQQIEEGDPEFPDPEDENYLYNKSGVLLSSVFATAHPKFSPEEGVNLSMGMKLNGYKFGGDFSYLRVWGDFRTYQKIDDLVLAFRGMIGGIHSSDDSGFIPVEDRFYSGGSNSIRGWSRSDLGPKRESGTPLGGKSILEGNAELRYPLFWRLSGVAFIEGGNVWEKAFSYKINELAYAAGGGLRVDTPIGPVRFDVGLPLWNEKKSPQFFISVGQAF, from the coding sequence ATGATCAAAAAAATTACCTATATATTCTTCGTATCAGTAGTCCTGCAACTATTTGGCTTAAGCTTAAAAGCCCAGGAAAATTACGAAATCAGAAAGATAAGTTTCAAAGGAAACCGATCGTTGGAAACCAGCTATTTGCTCGATAAAATGGTGATTGACGAAGTATCGTTTCTCGAGAAACTGTTAACCGACAACGAACCTTCGTTGTTTAGCCGCGAGTTACTGGAGTTGGATTTGGAACGTCTTAGAAAAACCTATCAGAGCGAAGGTTTTGTAAAGGCACAGGTAAGGCTCGATTCATTAAAAGTTAATGACCAAAAGCAAACCGTAAAGCTTAATTTTATTATCGATGAGGGCGAACCGTACACGATTGATACAGTAATCTTAAAACTGAACAAAAACAATCCACAAATAAACATCGACTCTATTGCCGACCGAAATATCCGAAAACTTTCGTTGAGGCAATCAAAGCGATTCAGCGATGAGGCCTTGAAGGAAGACAAGGCCGCTATCCGAAATATATTTTTAGATATGAGCTATGCTTATGTTGATGTTGATTACGAAATTCAGCTGGATACCGCACAGCAACTGGCCGGAATTACTTATGTAATAAAACCTGGGCCTGTTAGTCATTTTGGCGAAACAACCGTAAGGGGAAATGAGCATGTTGATGAGGATTTCATACGGAAGCAGTTTAACTACCGGGAAGGTGAAGAATACAATAAATCTTTTGTCGATAAAACACGCGAGTCTTTATATCACTTGCAGCTTTTTAGTGTGGTTTCGGTACTTCCGCAAAAAGAAAAAACAACATTACTCGACCCTATTCCCGTGAATTTATACATTGAAGAAGCGCCGCGAATTAACACCGAGTTTGGTGCCGGTTACGGAACCGAAGATAAATTCCGCGCTTTTGTCGATTTTACTTATTTGGGATTTTTGGGGGCTGCCCGGCGAATTAATATTTATGCAAAACATTCGGCAATAGAGCCGTATTATTTAAGTATGAAATGGACGCAGCCACAGGTTTTCGATAAAAAGGGAACGATTTCTATCAACCCATTTCTGAAAAGTAATAAAGAACCAGGTTACGAAACGCGTACCTACGGATTAAATCTGCCTTTAACTTATCGTTTTAGTAAAGAGCTTAATGCTACATTTACTTATTATTACGAGAAAGTGAAGCAGCAAATCGAGGAGGGTGATCCTGAGTTTCCCGATCCTGAGGATGAGAATTATCTCTACAATAAGTCAGGGGTGTTGCTTAGTTCGGTTTTTGCAACAGCCCATCCGAAATTTTCGCCTGAAGAAGGGGTTAATTTGTCGATGGGAATGAAGCTGAACGGTTATAAATTTGGTGGCGATTTTAGTTACTTGCGTGTTTGGGGCGACTTCCGAACCTATCAAAAAATTGATGATCTGGTATTGGCATTTCGAGGCATGATCGGAGGAATTCATTCTTCTGACGACAGTGGCTTTATTCCTGTTGAAGATCGTTTTTATTCGGGAGGTAGCAACTCAATACGTGGTTGGAGCCGCTCCGATTTAGGGCCAAAACGTGAAAGCGGAACGCCTTTGGGGGGGAAAAGTATTTTGGAGGGAAATGCAGAACTACGGTATCCGCTTTTTTGGCGCTTAAGTGGCGTGGCATTTATTGAAGGCGGTAATGTATGGGAGAAAGCTTTTAGCTATAAAATAAATGAACTGGCTTATGCTGCCGGTGGTGGTTTGCGTGTTGATACTCCAATTGGTCCGGTGCGTTTTGATGTTGGACTACCCTTGTGGAACGAGAAAAAAAGCCCGCAGTTTTTTATCAGTGTCGGGCAGGCATTTTAA
- a CDS encoding translocation/assembly module TamB domain-containing protein has translation MKRIVRKILLVIAWLLAGIIILLFISGLLIQTQPVKNKISRLVTKQAERVFNGELTIGKLSGNFFSHLALEDVLWVYREDTFVYINSVAVSYRLWPLTNGELQLTTASINSPYVYLQQQKDSTWNFSSLLKKQTETSSDTTSYTGDFRLLSSNFQINKGRVQIHALDSLIPDEIENIKMEANGTYSANEQTLNLKRFALQTQRPDFDLRELSFAVSRDNETITLNNFHLKTAQNELNANAKYANEATTEIMAEMQTEPINGNEFEFLLPQLDLPAHPEIDFKVNSAQNAVKATLFVRDKEQQINLNINSPNLLQFINNSDKTTLKYKISGNVENINLAHWIGNPELDHTINGGLQIDGNGIDLKTADIKVDGDFLDCFFAQTPVEKIRMTLRMNRGDLSGEIDARGNFGAITVLPEIKSLLERPGYKMQLVTKNLNLAPLLGNDSLKSDINLRANLSGEGFDPEMLQARAKLNLSQSTFAGYTLDSLAGQVKYRQQNIVIDSLWAKAKSLHLTASGNYNLVGSSDLQLFADFDDVEAFSAFIPIDSVYGEGTVNAQLSGKPDSLSLDATVELQNAGFSDISTDKLVVDATGQLTSNDTTFEATAHAENFKAGSFELDSIRTFANYFVDSLQLDMQANGNELQTKLKSEISLDKVIKIALSEWSLDFKNQHLQLAESPAVLELDSLEYRLSNLKMVSDKSDSAQYIKAGGVFSQYADEDFQFEIANVNIVGLLESLGMDTDVSGKMNAEVTLLGTAMAPELHGSLSIDDARAYGYAFNDFGGTFNLINDRLDFEAQIVPPDTGLFEINAEIPLAARFDSMSFFVDSNASISGELAVKHFPLSAMQFLDESEKVEGFLDGQVNVGGTFESPQPDGDLSLRNAEILIPKYGIEYKNIVLDLHFSEEAARLDSFFIKTDDGNLKASGTVDFGSAIYNGKIKQSEVNIHFNDFNPVDHRQFNMEVSGDASLKVKGGKMVFDGDLEIPEANIYLPAIMNLTGQFNEPELPKPILIREIEKLKDTTALSMSVNDTISTTDTLDLSSLSNLTGRLAVKIRQNTWIKNKEMFVEISGDMEVIKNPEFFELFGSINVVRGQYQLLGKTFKIDEGSITFQGGEELMPRLNIEAVYTFRNPEKVEQKLTAQVSGTASQPEINFTLDGNQVSEGDALSYILFGVGMNELSVAQQENVSGAGQIAGSAAMSLLSSQLTELLGEKLDVDYIELKGGGDFQNATVVVGKYITNDLFVSYEQRFGETNEKDISKYEVKLEYELFRFLFLQLNNSSSDSGFDVIVKLNSK, from the coding sequence ATGAAAAGAATAGTTCGGAAAATATTGCTTGTTATAGCCTGGTTGCTGGCCGGTATAATTATTTTACTGTTCATCTCCGGTTTGCTGATTCAAACACAGCCGGTGAAAAACAAAATCTCGCGTTTGGTCACAAAACAGGCTGAGCGAGTTTTTAATGGGGAATTGACGATTGGAAAACTAAGTGGGAATTTTTTCTCTCATTTGGCTTTAGAGGACGTACTCTGGGTATACCGCGAAGATACTTTTGTTTACATTAACTCTGTGGCTGTATCATACCGTTTGTGGCCGTTAACCAACGGCGAGTTACAATTAACAACGGCCAGTATAAACTCGCCATACGTTTATCTTCAGCAACAAAAAGATTCTACCTGGAATTTCAGTTCATTACTAAAGAAACAAACCGAAACTTCTTCAGATACAACGTCTTATACAGGTGATTTTCGATTGCTTTCATCTAATTTCCAGATTAACAAAGGCCGGGTTCAGATTCATGCACTCGATTCTCTTATTCCTGATGAAATAGAAAATATAAAAATGGAAGCAAATGGCACTTATTCTGCCAACGAGCAAACATTAAATTTAAAGCGTTTTGCTCTGCAAACACAGCGTCCTGATTTTGATTTACGCGAATTAAGTTTTGCGGTAAGCCGAGATAATGAAACGATTACGCTTAACAATTTCCATTTAAAGACAGCACAAAATGAATTAAATGCTAACGCCAAATACGCAAATGAGGCAACAACCGAAATTATGGCTGAAATGCAAACCGAACCCATAAATGGTAACGAGTTTGAGTTTTTGTTGCCGCAATTAGATCTTCCTGCTCATCCGGAAATTGATTTCAAAGTAAATTCTGCACAAAATGCTGTGAAGGCAACACTTTTTGTTCGGGATAAAGAGCAGCAGATTAACCTCAACATTAATTCACCTAACCTGCTTCAGTTTATTAATAACAGTGATAAAACAACCTTGAAATACAAAATTTCAGGGAATGTAGAGAATATAAACCTTGCGCACTGGATTGGAAATCCGGAGTTGGATCACACAATAAATGGCGGCTTGCAAATTGATGGAAATGGAATAGATCTGAAAACTGCCGATATTAAGGTAGACGGAGATTTTTTGGATTGTTTTTTTGCGCAAACGCCGGTGGAGAAGATTCGTATGACGCTCCGAATGAACCGGGGAGACCTTTCCGGGGAAATTGATGCAAGAGGAAATTTTGGAGCGATTACCGTTTTGCCGGAAATAAAAAGTCTTTTGGAGCGTCCAGGATACAAAATGCAACTGGTAACAAAGAACTTAAATCTGGCGCCTTTGTTGGGTAACGATTCGTTAAAATCGGACATCAACTTAAGGGCTAATTTGAGTGGGGAAGGTTTTGATCCTGAAATGTTGCAAGCTCGTGCAAAGTTGAATTTGAGCCAATCAACTTTTGCAGGGTATACTTTAGATTCTTTGGCGGGGCAGGTAAAATACCGCCAACAAAATATTGTAATCGATTCGCTTTGGGCAAAAGCAAAATCGCTGCATTTAACGGCTTCAGGAAACTATAATTTAGTTGGAAGTTCAGATCTTCAGTTGTTCGCAGATTTTGATGATGTTGAGGCATTTTCGGCCTTTATTCCTATAGATAGTGTCTACGGAGAGGGAACTGTAAATGCGCAACTTTCGGGTAAGCCGGATTCGCTTTCGCTGGATGCAACTGTTGAATTGCAAAATGCCGGATTTTCAGATATATCAACCGATAAACTTGTGGTTGATGCTACGGGGCAACTTACTTCCAACGATACCACTTTTGAAGCTACCGCGCACGCAGAAAATTTTAAAGCCGGAAGTTTTGAATTGGATAGTATTCGTACGTTTGCAAATTATTTTGTTGATTCATTGCAGCTTGATATGCAGGCCAATGGCAACGAACTCCAAACGAAACTGAAATCGGAAATCTCACTTGACAAGGTGATAAAGATTGCACTTTCGGAGTGGAGTTTGGATTTTAAGAATCAACATCTGCAATTGGCAGAATCTCCGGCGGTACTCGAATTAGATTCGCTGGAATACCGGCTAAGTAATCTGAAAATGGTTTCCGATAAGTCCGATTCTGCGCAGTACATAAAAGCAGGTGGAGTGTTTTCGCAGTATGCCGACGAAGATTTTCAGTTTGAAATTGCCAATGTAAATATTGTTGGTTTGTTGGAGAGTCTGGGGATGGACACCGATGTCTCAGGGAAAATGAATGCTGAAGTAACGTTACTTGGAACAGCCATGGCGCCAGAGTTACATGGAAGTTTGAGTATTGATGACGCGCGGGCTTATGGCTATGCGTTTAATGATTTTGGAGGTACGTTTAATCTGATAAACGACCGTTTGGACTTTGAGGCACAGATTGTTCCACCCGATACCGGCTTATTTGAAATTAACGCCGAAATTCCTCTGGCAGCCCGTTTCGATAGCATGAGTTTTTTTGTAGATTCAAATGCTAGCATAAGTGGAGAATTAGCAGTTAAGCACTTTCCTTTGTCGGCAATGCAATTTTTAGATGAGTCTGAAAAAGTAGAAGGATTTTTAGATGGGCAGGTAAACGTGGGGGGAACGTTCGAATCTCCTCAGCCTGATGGAGATCTGAGCTTGAGAAATGCCGAAATTCTCATCCCAAAATATGGAATTGAATACAAAAATATTGTACTCGATCTTCATTTCTCGGAAGAAGCTGCCCGGCTCGATTCGTTTTTTATAAAAACAGACGATGGCAACCTGAAAGCCAGTGGTACCGTAGATTTTGGATCTGCCATTTATAACGGGAAAATCAAGCAGTCGGAAGTAAATATTCACTTCAACGATTTTAACCCGGTTGATCACCGGCAGTTTAATATGGAAGTATCAGGCGATGCCAGCTTAAAAGTCAAAGGAGGGAAAATGGTCTTTGATGGCGACCTCGAAATTCCGGAAGCCAATATTTATTTGCCTGCAATAATGAATTTAACCGGGCAGTTTAACGAACCGGAATTACCGAAACCGATATTGATCCGCGAAATTGAAAAACTGAAAGATACTACTGCTTTGTCTATGTCAGTAAACGATACAATTTCTACAACTGATACGCTTGATCTTAGCTCGCTTTCAAATTTAACAGGGCGGCTTGCCGTTAAAATTCGGCAGAATACGTGGATAAAAAACAAGGAAATGTTTGTGGAGATTTCCGGAGATATGGAGGTCATTAAGAATCCCGAATTTTTCGAGCTTTTTGGTAGCATTAATGTTGTTCGCGGACAGTATCAGCTTCTTGGAAAAACCTTCAAGATTGATGAGGGAAGTATCACTTTTCAGGGGGGAGAGGAATTGATGCCGAGGTTGAATATCGAGGCTGTGTATACTTTTCGTAACCCCGAAAAGGTTGAGCAGAAATTAACTGCTCAGGTGTCGGGAACGGCCAGCCAGCCAGAGATTAATTTTACGCTCGATGGTAACCAGGTTAGCGAAGGTGATGCTCTTTCGTACATCTTATTTGGTGTGGGCATGAACGAGCTAAGCGTTGCACAACAGGAGAATGTTTCAGGAGCTGGCCAGATTGCCGGTTCGGCTGCCATGTCGTTGCTGTCGTCGCAATTAACCGAGCTGTTAGGGGAGAAACTGGATGTAGATTACATTGAATTAAAAGGTGGGGGTGATTTTCAAAACGCAACCGTTGTTGTGGGAAAATACATAACCAACGACCTGTTTGTGAGTTATGAGCAGCGTTTTGGCGAGACCAACGAAAAGGACATTTCTAAATACGAAGTAAAACTGGAGTATGAACTGTTCCGGTTCCTGTTTCTTCAGTTAAATAACTCATCAAGCGATAGTGGTT